The DNA sequence GCGCCCCCCGCCCGCTACGAACCGTTCCTGGACGGCCTGTTCACGTACTGCCTGTCCGTCCTCTGCGACCACGACACCGCCACCACCGCCCTCGGCGACGTCCTGGCGCTCGCCGAGCGCCGCGGCGCCCGGCCGGACGGCGACACGCGCGCGTGGCTGTACGCGCTCGCCCGCTGGATGTGTCTGCGCGCGCTCGCCGACGCCCGTAAGGGAAGCCGCCAGGGGGCGCACGCGGCCGGCTCGGCGAACCAGGCGAACCAGGCTAAGCAGGTGAAGCAGGGAAACCAGGGGAAGACGCCGCCCGCGCCCCCGCACGCCGCCGACCCGCCACCCGAGGACGACGCCGAGCGCGCCCGGCGCCGCGAGCTCGCCCAGCTCGCCTGGCCCGAGGCCGCCGGGACGACGCCCGAGCAGCGCGAGGCCCTGGAGCTGGCCGTCCGCCATCAGCTCGCGCCCAAGGAGGTCGCCGCCGTCCTCGGCCTCGACCTCACGGCTGCCCGCGAGCTGCTCGCTTCGGCCGCCTGCGAGGTGGAGCGCACCCGCGCCGCGCTCGCCGTCGTCGAGACGGGCACCTGCCCCATCGTCGCCCGCCTCACCGGCGACAACCAGGTCCTGCTCGGCACCGCCCTGCGCCGCGAGCTGGTCCGGCACGTCGACGACTGCCCGCGCTGCCGCCGCACCGCCGAGCGCACCGCGTCCGGCGCCTGGCCCGGCACCGCCGTCACCCCGGCCGCGCTGCCCCTGATCGAAGCCCCGCGCGCGGCCCTGCACCACGCCATGGCCCACGCTCCGCGCGCCCACCGCAGGACCCGCGGCGGGCCCCGCTTCGACCGGCGCGGCTTCCCCATGGACCCCAAGGACCACGCCGCCCGCCGGGAGCGCTTTCGCGCGCGGGCCGTCACGACCACGGTCGTCGCCACCGTGGTGGCCGCTCCCGTCCTCGCCCTGTGGGCCGCCTACCGGGGCGCGCCCCTGACCGGCGAGGGCACCGACGGCCGCGCGTCCAGCGCCTCCGAGGCCGACGACGGTCCCGGCGGCCGGGACGGCTCCCGCGGCCGGGACAGCTACGAGAACGCGGGCAATGCCAAGACCACCCCCGACCCCCGCTTCGCCGCGGGGCGCGGTGGCCCCGGCGTCTCCGTGGAGGTCATCAGCCCCGGCGCCCCCGCGGCGCCCGGCGCCGGACGCGTCGCCGTCCAGGCCCGGTCGAACGGCGGGGTCACCCTCATCACCCTGACCGCGTCCGGGAGTTCGCCGGTGCGCTGGTCCGCGAGCACCGGAGCGCCCTGGCTCGTCCTGAGCCAGTCG is a window from the Streptomyces spectabilis genome containing:
- a CDS encoding BACON domain-containing protein, whose protein sequence is MMSSSPQVPTHTTGAHRAYAGPRNRVVPRTVSQAPPARYEPFLDGLFTYCLSVLCDHDTATTALGDVLALAERRGARPDGDTRAWLYALARWMCLRALADARKGSRQGAHAAGSANQANQAKQVKQGNQGKTPPAPPHAADPPPEDDAERARRRELAQLAWPEAAGTTPEQREALELAVRHQLAPKEVAAVLGLDLTAARELLASAACEVERTRAALAVVETGTCPIVARLTGDNQVLLGTALRRELVRHVDDCPRCRRTAERTASGAWPGTAVTPAALPLIEAPRAALHHAMAHAPRAHRRTRGGPRFDRRGFPMDPKDHAARRERFRARAVTTTVVATVVAAPVLALWAAYRGAPLTGEGTDGRASSASEADDGPGGRDGSRGRDSYENAGNAKTTPDPRFAAGRGGPGVSVEVISPGAPAAPGAGRVAVQARSNGGVTLITLTASGSSPVRWSASTGAPWLVLSQSSGTLAPGDSFTIRVYVDDDREPAGHWSARVTIAPSGAVISIEGYGSSRPSHPGPRPTPTRPGPSEPDPAPTPSGDGDPTPTPPDPDPTPTDPAPTDPAPTPSDPGSTPPPSGDGSPGQG